In the genome of Saccopteryx leptura isolate mSacLep1 chromosome 10, mSacLep1_pri_phased_curated, whole genome shotgun sequence, one region contains:
- the LOC136382433 gene encoding uncharacterized protein: MAVGGSCLDVRLFAALPPALSVQPRTSQVESSTDLRLVNLTRKISSVPPAASTPAPPPPPCLHRPPPRRLHRPPHGVYTAPPPAASTPAPPPPVSTPAPPHGVYTGPPHGVYTAPPPRRLHRPPPTASTPAPPTASKRAVPRRRLHQRPPHGVYPPPPPRGVYTGPSPPRVYTGPPHGVYTGPPPRRLHRPLPPAASTPAPPTASTPAPPPHGVYTGPPPRRLHRPLPSASTPAPPRVYTGPPPRRLHRPPPRRLHRPLPPPVSTPAPPPTASTPPPPPAASTPAPPPRSVYTGTPPPQRLHRPRCFLGTWTLQRRFFPSASRAHPASLTGSFCALLSLGLCRMEESGPRSG, from the exons ATGGCTGTCGGAGGGTCCTGCCTGGATGTGAGGCTGTTCGCTG CCCTGCCCCCGGCGCTGTCTGTCCAGCCGAGAACGTCCCAGGTGGAGTCCTCGACTGACCTGAGGCTTGTGAACCTGACCCGGAAGATCAGCAG CGTCCCCCCCGCGGCGTCTACAccggcccctcccccccccccgtgtctacACCGGCCCCCCCCACGGCGTCTACACCGCCCCCCCCACGGCGTctacaccgcccccccccccgcggcaTCTACAccggcccctcccccccccgtgtcTACACCGGCCCCCCCCCACGGCGTCTACACCGGCCCCCCCCACGGCGTCtacaccgccccccccccgcgGCGTCTACACCGGCCCCCCCCCACGGCGTCTACACCGGCCCCCCCCACGGCGTCTAAACGGGCCGTCCCTCGGCGTCGTCTACACCAGCGTCCCCCCCACGgcgtctacccccccccccccccccgcggcgtCTACAccggcccctcccccccccgtgtcTACACCGGCCCCCCCCACGGCGTCTACACCGGCCCCCCCCCTCGGCGTCTACACCGGCCCCTCCCCCCCGCGGCATCTACACCGGCCCCCCCCACGGCGTCTACACCGGCCCCTCCCCCCCACGGCGTCTACACCGGCCCCCCCCCACGGCGTCTACACCGGCCCCTCCCCTCGGCGTCTACACCGGCCCCCCCCCGCGTCTACACCGGCCCCCCCCCTCGGCGTCTACACCGCCCCCCCCCGCGGCGTCTACAccggcccctccccccccccgtgtctacaccggcccccccccccacggcgtctacaccgccccccccccccgcggcgtCTAcaccggccccccccccccgcagcgtCTACACCGGCACCCCCCCCCCGCAGCGTCTACACCGGCCCCGCTGCTTCCTCGGCACGTGGACGCTGCAGAGACGCTTCTTTCCTTCAGCCTCCCGAGCCCACCCCGCCAGCCTCACAGGCTCCTTCTGCGCCCTCCTCTCTCTCGGCCTCTGCAGAATGGAGGAGTCAGGGCCTCGCTCTGGATGA